In Siniperca chuatsi isolate FFG_IHB_CAS linkage group LG16, ASM2008510v1, whole genome shotgun sequence, the following proteins share a genomic window:
- the LOC122863524 gene encoding trace amine-associated receptor 1-like isoform X1 yields the protein MRTHINTDVSANLRCMESRDMDPEVTVNGTYTVNDIHPCYESDNTPYVFTNNPSIICVLLYIFLGALSVVTICGNLLVIISIIYFKQLHLPTNYLILSLAVADLLVGVLVFPFSMAVTVTSCWYHTTIFCKVRGSFDVTLSTASILNLCCISIDRYYAVCQPLAYKSKINDCVIGIMILVSWGVSALIGIGIIIAGFNQGKCGESCLIDALISTTLAYIFSFYIPAIIMLCIYLKIFLVAQRQANSIQNTTCQSTKSGATVSKMERKATKTLAIVMGVFLLCWSPYFLFIIFQPLTYDVTPIAVIETLNWLALSNSMLNPLIYAFFYRWFRSAFRMIISGKIFQGDFANSKLF from the exons ATGAGGACACACATCAACACTGATGTGTCAGCTAACTTGAGGTGTATG GAATCGAGAGACATGGATCCAGAAGTGACTGTCAACGGGACTTACACTGTTAATGACATACATCCTTGCTATGAATCAGATAATACACCTTATGTATTTACAAACAACCCTTCCATAATATGtgtgttattatatattttccttGGTGCATTGTCTGTTGTCACAATATGTGGAAACCTTCTTGTAATAATCTCCATCATTTACTTCAAACAGCTCCACTTACCTACTAACTACCTCATCCTGTCTCTGGCTGTGGCTGACCTGCTTGTAGGAGTTTTAGTCTTTCCTTTCAGCATGGCAGTCACTGTAACCTCATGTTGGTATCATACAACTATATTTTGTAAAGTACGAGGAAGCTTTGATGTTACACTGAGCACAGCTTCTATTTTGAATTTATGCTGTATTTCAATTGACAGATATTATGCAGTATGTCAGCCTCTAgcttataaaagtaaaataaatgattgtgTTATTGGGATTATGATCCTGGTGAGCTGGGGAGTTTCTGCTCTAATTGGAATTGGCATCATAATTGCAGGTTTTAATCAAGGAAAATGTGGAGAAAGTTGTTTAATTGATGCTCTAATATCAACCACTCTGGCAtatattttctccttttataTCCCGGCAATCATAATGCTCTGTATATACCTGAAAATATTCCTTGTTGCACAAAGACAAGCAAACAGCATCCAGAACACAACCTGTCAGAGCACCAAGTCTGGAGCAACTGTCAGTAAGATGGAAAGAAAGGCCACCAAAACTCTGGCTATAGTCATGGGAGTTTTTCTCTTATGCTGGAGTCCTTACTTTCTTTTTATCATCTTTCAGCCTTTAACATACGATGTAACACCAATTGCTGTGATTGAAACACTTAACTGGCTTGCATTGTCAAATTCAATGCTCAATCCATTAATTTATGCTTTCTTTTACCGCTGGTTCAGATCAGCTTTCAGAATGATCATTTCTGGAAAAATATTTCAAGGTGATTTTGCTAACTCAAAATTGTTTTGA